A region of the Hydra vulgaris chromosome 12, alternate assembly HydraT2T_AEP genome:
ttttaattttttgaacactcatttaatttttttgttttaaatatagacTCTTTTAGTAGTGAGTTCTTGGTTTGGGCCTAAATCAAAAAGGGCCTTCCGCATATGGGCTCATAATGGAGGTAAAGACCTGCctcattttaaatacaaacctCCTGGTGGCAGAAGGGATGGCAGAGGGTTCAGGAATTTAGTCATTAACAACtataaatatacttattaataagtttatataggTTCACTTAGCTGAATCTATATACACTTATTATAGGTGTATGTATAGTGtgtatctatatatttattaagttgatacttgtatataatctttttgtatattaatttttgtatatagttgagtttgattttttcatgaaaaatttgtgttttatataagtactattttttattacaaaaaaataatatttaagttttaaccCACCCTACCCAAGGTGTGAGAAGGGTAGAGCTTCCGAATAATACCCTCTTGCACCCTTTTCACGTGTTTATCCCTAAAACCTTTCTTTCTTTTGATACTAAATTGCATGCATTTAGATATGAAGATACAAAGTAATTATCTTGATATTAGTCAGAGGGTGCCCCACAAGCCAAAAGGACTTCTAGTCTATCAACCTAAAGTATCCACATCATATTTGATGGTACCCTGTtagcatatattaaaaaataaaaataaaaattataaatttcaatcgaataataatattttcttttaaaaaatctacatTTTTCAATACAATAAAGAGTTTTGTAGACGCCCCTCTAGCGCCCTTCATACAACCTTTGTATATACATACTGCCCTTTGTTAAaactatcttttgataccaagttttATGTATTTCGATAAGAATTGACcaagttatgacgttttaagTTAAACAAACCTCAAATTTGATCACAGTTTCTTCAagaaatccatatatcaaaaattatcaaaattgaaaaagttttgtagaatttttcaattttgataattttttcacctttaaaatactgaatTAAAAAcctttccaatgatatataacaatctaatgtttgattaattcaaaaatttcatgtcatgtacctaatatatatatgtaatattatgataaaaaatgataattatatatataattattatttttataaataatgatattaacaagaatataaataacaataataacaattgagaatataaattatattataatataagcTTATATTacaagattttatatatatataaaatatatatatatatatatatatatatatatatatatatatatatatatatatatatatatatatatatatatcagggacggattcagcattttttgtgtttgagatagctaactttctGACATGAATTAAAcaccaaacatttatatgtttatatttatatcaggatgctttgcaaaaagttATGATGATTTGAGTCTGCAAACAagaaagccccaaaattttgaCCACAACTGCCCTGAACGTGAGAGCAAcatgtttacaaaatattttttttactattcttaacttaagttatttttatcaataaattttaaatttcatacaacAATCTTTTAACATTctaaagttatgaccatataaaattcgtaatcccctcaaattgagggggatataaattttatatggtcatttTTGAACATGGAGagattatactttaaaatttcaaatttatcaatgaatataactttagttaaaaataatttaaaaaaatattttgtcaacttaGTGCTCTCATGTTTGGGGCAGTTGTGGTCaaaattttgtggtttttttgttcacaggctccaatcattgcaattttttgcaaagcacctttatttgacataagtataaacatacaattgTTTGGAGTGTGTTCCATGTttggaagttagttatctcaagtaacaaaaaatgctggatcttcctgtttatatatatatatatatatatatatatatatatatatatatatatatatatatatatatatatatatatatatatatatatatatatatatatatatatatatatatatatatatatatatatatatatatataaaggcaTGTAggtttgtatgtatttatgtatgtatgtatgtatgtatacttatatataattaggTATTGAGTTTTAGATTTaggatatttctttttttgaaaatttatacttaatgtttaaaaattattttagcgtTTTTAGCATTTTCTTTTTAGCATTTTAGTTACAGATAAAACAAGCATATGCAGAAATGAATagattttttacaattgcttttgttattttttacattgttgcTGATCTCACTGTGAATATCTTCTTTAATGTATGGTCAAATGATATTAGTAACAGCATATTTAAGTTTTCCATTGGTCACTCAACCTTTGATCTTTTAATTCTGTCCGGACTGcggttttgtatattatttggaGCATCCATTGGACTTTGTTGTAACTATGTTTTAGGTGTTGATAGAATTAAAAAGTGGTCAATATATGTTTTATACTATTCATGTTTTACAGCACTTTATACCGTTGTgaagattatatattttttagaggatgatttgaaaaataaatggaaaatgTGGATAGCTATTAGCATAACTATATCATcagtattttttacatatatcaaTTGGTTTTTCTTgggattaaaatttaataaaaagagtaaaaataaCGAAGAAACCGAAGTTCATATGCAATCTAATTCTAAAGAGTATATAAAGAGAAACaagcaaaacaatttgaatGTTCTTGATGAAATGGAAGCAAAAAAGTACTCAACatcaaaaactcttttaaaactgttaaaacttgctaaatatgatactttttatatatgtgttgcatttctttttttaatactttgttcAATTGGTCAagtatttttacctttttacacTGGCCTAGTATTAAATTACATTATCATTGATAagtctattcaaaaatttcaagatgCAATTTTGCACTTGGCATTAGTTACACTTGCAACCGGGTTTGCTGCTGGTATTCGTGCAGGTgtatttacatttgttttaaGTCGCTATGTTTTAAGAATACAAAACTTATTGTTTTCAGCTATAGTGAAAATggagatagcattttttgatgaAAGAAATACTGGAGAAATAACCTCAAGGTTAACTTCAGATTGTACGAAAATTGGAGATTGTGTTGGTCTCAACGTAAATATATTTACCCGAAATTGTGTAAAAGttattggtattttattttttatgtttaaattgtcATGGAAACTGAGCTTACTAACCCTTGTAAGCCTTCCTATCGTAGCAATTGTATCTGAGATATTTGGGCAGCGCTACCGAAAACTTTCTGAAGGTGTTCAAAATTCTTTAGCCAATGCAAATGAATGTGCTCAAGAAGTTATTTCATCCATTAGGACAGTTCGCAGTTTTGCAGCTGAAAATCAAGAAATTGCTAGATATTCAGAACGTTTGTATGTTACATATAATTTGAGAAAAAAGGAAAGTTTTTTGCAGACTTTTTATCGATGGTCATTAGAGGTAACAGACATGGCCACTTCTTTGCTTATATTGTTCTTTGGAGGAGACTTAGTTATTAAAGGTCATCTTATAGGAGGTCATTTAGTTTCATTTATACTATACAGTATGGAGTTAGCAAACGCATTTGATGAGATTGGAGATGTTTATACAGGACTTATGGAGGCAGTTGGTGCTGCTCgtaatgtatttgtatatattgaCAGAAAACCAAAAATTATATCTGGAAACTTTAAACCAATATCTCATTTAAGAGGTGATGTTGTgtttaagaatgtttttttttcctatccTTCCAGACCTGATGTTGATgtacttaaaaatataacttttcatGCTAAGGCAGGTGAGGTTTGTGCTCTAGTTGGAGCAAGTGGAGGAGGAAAAAGTTCTGTAGTAAATCTTTTAGAGCACTTTTATGAACCATCTTCTGGTGAAATCTTTTTAGATGGCTTCAAGATTAGTAGCTTTGATCATGAATTTCTACATTCTAAATTAACTTTAGTTCAACAGGAGCCTGTGTTATTTGCTCGATCTATATCTGAAAATATAGTTTATGGTTTATCTAATAATGTCGATGCAGAGGAAATTATTAAAGCTGCTATAATGGCAAatgcaaactcttttatatGTGATATGCCAGAAAAGTATGAAACACAAACAGGAGAAAAAGGTATTCAACTGTCAGGAGGTCAAAAACAGCGCATTGCTATAGCCCGTGCATTAATTCGAAATCCTTCTGTGTTAGTTTTAGATGAAGCTACCAGTGCTCTTGATACCGAGTCTGAATATTTAGTTCAACaagctataaataaaaatttgaatggaAGAACAGTTATCATTATTGCTCATAGATTAAGCACAGTCGAAAAAGCagataatatatttgtttttgataaagGAACAATTGTTGAAGAAGGTACGCATGCGTATCTTATAAAATCTAATGGTGTTTATGCTGGACTTGTTAAAAGACAAATGCTAGAATAGaagcatatatttatttttagagcaTAGACAGACTTGCATGCATAcacacataaaaataaaaatatttaaatagtttagtttttgaatctatatatacatacatatttagaaattttagaatttagaaatttttgttaataaattatgtttgattttaggcaaaaattgtaaaaatatttttcacaatttttgtgtaaaatCAATATCTTATTTAGTTTCAGGAGTTGTTAAACACAAGGTACTCATCAGCCTGTTTTTAAAGaagtgattttttttcaaataatttttagtaaatttgaaatagtttgtaaaggtttatataaaagaaatagatTGAAAGATGATTTAATAAATAGGTAAATAGTTTGCAGGACCGTACAAAGGGAGGGGCCGTGACTCGAGGCGCCAAACTTATAAGGGCGCAAAATTCcccaaaaaaaagtgataaaaaataattatcacttggaaacaaatttttatagcGTAATTTTGAtgatgatataaaaattaaaattgcacCTCCTTACATAAACGTCAACTTTTTAAAGGTCATTTACTGAACAGAAGAGCGCCCTTTAGCACTAACatagttgataaatttttataaaattatcttcttttaatgGAGAATAATCAAtactaactttatattttttgtacttcTCGACAGTCCCATCATCAGATAATAaccttaaatttttacaaaatcgttaaaaacaaaaagtcgtaaaaaaaaataaaagttcagaGCATCATTCGAAATTAATTGCAAAGAAAGTTTTCATCAGTCAAAGTCAAAAAGAGTTTTGCACAAATGATTCAGAAAAATCATAGTCTATAGAATATAACTATGGTCTGGAAGTCCATTGTTATTTCTTATTGTTACGCTGCGTATGTTGAAATAACTAGTTTTTTAATCACGTGACCAAAgagtttgcaaaatatttatatcatggCGTCAAGTAACGAGTTTTTAACACAGGAGTCTGCTGATTTATTGATAGATATTCAGGATAAAGGTcttttagattttgttattgaaaatattgaatttgtaaagaatttgttattgaaaatattgtagATGTAGGTGAGGTAAGAAAATTTAcgcaagaaatatatttaattaagaaaaaagctatGTAACTAATGCATGACTAAAGATTTCTTTTCTTATAGGAGTCAACACCAGGCAGTTTTAAGTGCGACGACTgggaaaatttgtaaatcaaaaGGGGGACTTACCCGTCACCGAAGCTGTAAACATTTACTACTAAAAGAGATCTTTGAC
Encoded here:
- the LOC100207291 gene encoding ABC-type oligopeptide transporter ABCB9 — its product is MNRFFTIAFVIFYIVADLTVNIFFNVWSNDISNSIFKFSIGHSTFDLLILSGLRFCILFGASIGLCCNYVLGVDRIKKWSIYVLYYSCFTALYTVVKIIYFLEDDLKNKWKMWIAISITISSVFFTYINWFFLGLKFNKKSKNNEETEVHMQSNSKEYIKRNKQNNLNVLDEMEAKKYSTSKTLLKLLKLAKYDTFYICVAFLFLILCSIGQVFLPFYTGLVLNYIIIDKSIQKFQDAILHLALVTLATGFAAGIRAGVFTFVLSRYVLRIQNLLFSAIVKMEIAFFDERNTGEITSRLTSDCTKIGDCVGLNVNIFTRNCVKVIGILFFMFKLSWKLSLLTLVSLPIVAIVSEIFGQRYRKLSEGVQNSLANANECAQEVISSIRTVRSFAAENQEIARYSERLYVTYNLRKKESFLQTFYRWSLEVTDMATSLLILFFGGDLVIKGHLIGGHLVSFILYSMELANAFDEIGDVYTGLMEAVGAARNVFVYIDRKPKIISGNFKPISHLRGDVVFKNVFFSYPSRPDVDVLKNITFHAKAGEVCALVGASGGGKSSVVNLLEHFYEPSSGEIFLDGFKISSFDHEFLHSKLTLVQQEPVLFARSISENIVYGLSNNVDAEEIIKAAIMANANSFICDMPEKYETQTGEKGIQLSGGQKQRIAIARALIRNPSVLVLDEATSALDTESEYLVQQAINKNLNGRTVIIIAHRLSTVEKADNIFVFDKGTIVEEGTHAYLIKSNGVYAGLVKRQMLE